In Plodia interpunctella isolate USDA-ARS_2022_Savannah chromosome 17, ilPloInte3.2, whole genome shotgun sequence, one genomic interval encodes:
- the LOC128677098 gene encoding peroxisomal multifunctional enzyme A-like isoform X2, translated as MGHQNNGKADLVTKIRAKVAAADPKKARELGGVHLFNIIKGTNVYSWTLDLNNVKVFEGEPEDDPDCTFTLSEQVFKQLVQGREDARTVMQAGRCSVTGDIMRAMKLEPYIKID; from the exons ATGGGACACCAAAACAACGGTAAAGCAGACCTGGTCACCAAGATCAGGGCGAAGGTCGCCGCTGCCGACCCCAAGAAGGCTAGGGAACTGGGGGGCGTCCACCTTTTCAACATCATCAAAGGGACCAACGTGTATAGTTGGA CGTTAGACCTCAACAACGTGAAAGTCTTCGAAGGGGAACCAGAAGACGACCCTGACTGCACCTTCACCCTTAGCGAGCAGGTCTTCAAGCAGCTGGTCCAGGGACGGGAGGACGCCAGAACCGTCATGCAAGCTGGACGGTGCTCTGTCACCGGAGACATCATGAGAGCGATGAAACTTGAACCCTATATCAAGATTGATTAG
- the LOC128677098 gene encoding peroxisomal multifunctional enzyme A-like isoform X1, translated as MGAQQSEMGHQNNGKADLVTKIRAKVAAADPKKARELGGVHLFNIIKGTNVYSWTLDLNNVKVFEGEPEDDPDCTFTLSEQVFKQLVQGREDARTVMQAGRCSVTGDIMRAMKLEPYIKID; from the exons ATG GGAGCGCAACAGAGCGAGATGGGACACCAAAACAACGGTAAAGCAGACCTGGTCACCAAGATCAGGGCGAAGGTCGCCGCTGCCGACCCCAAGAAGGCTAGGGAACTGGGGGGCGTCCACCTTTTCAACATCATCAAAGGGACCAACGTGTATAGTTGGA CGTTAGACCTCAACAACGTGAAAGTCTTCGAAGGGGAACCAGAAGACGACCCTGACTGCACCTTCACCCTTAGCGAGCAGGTCTTCAAGCAGCTGGTCCAGGGACGGGAGGACGCCAGAACCGTCATGCAAGCTGGACGGTGCTCTGTCACCGGAGACATCATGAGAGCGATGAAACTTGAACCCTATATCAAGATTGATTAG
- the LOC128677097 gene encoding uncharacterized protein LOC128677097 isoform X1, which yields MADTNATNTETSFNWTQWNNDLVFKLIDHYRERPVLWDLDLPEHKDKRKKKVAWVQIAQAMGMDKQTVERKIKILYTQFRRELLIRSDTEESKWFAFKNMYFLKKRVFKALSDPESVAILQARDDDVYVYDAVPGPNSDASSSSGHNQTTKRRRESETELEETKTGEIYRLVTELYRDRFSKDEFSVFGEHVALKLRKMDNLYARCTAQYHINNILYKAETGEYDYMGDSKPNIGTL from the exons ATGGCGGATACAAATGCCACCAACACAGAAACATCATTCAACTGGACTCAATGGAACAACGACCTCGTCTTCAAACTAATAGACCATTACCGCGAAAGACCCGTATTATGGGATTTAGATTTACCAGAACACAAAgacaaaagaaagaagaaagtgGCATGGGTCCAAATAGCACAGGCTATGGGCATGGACAAGCAAACGGTTgagagaaaaattaaaattctctaTACGCAGTTTCGAAGGGAGCTCTTGATTAGAAGTGATACAGAAGAAAGCAAATGGTTCGCATTCAAGAACATGTACTTTTTGAAGAAACGCGTTTTTAAGGCGTTGTCGGACCCTGAATCCGTCGCAATT TTACAGGCGAGAGATGACGACGTATACGTTTATGACGCTGTACCTGGGCCCAACAGCGACGCCAGCAGCAGCAGTGGTCACAACCAGACTACGAAAAGACGCCGCGAGAGCGAGACAGAACTAGAAGAGACGAAGACAGGGGAAATTTACCGACTCGTCACCGAATTATATCGGGACAGGTTTAGTAAGGACGAGTTCTCAGTGTTTGGGGAGCATGTCGCGTTGAAACTGAGGAAGATGGACAATCTATACGCGAGGTGCACGGCTCAATAtcatattaacaatattttgtataaagcTGAAACAGGGGAATATGACTATATGGGAGATTCGAAACCTAATATAGGcacattataa
- the LOC128677097 gene encoding uncharacterized protein LOC128677097 isoform X2, whose product MADTNATNTETSFNWTQWNNDLVFKLIDHYRERPVLWDLDLPEHKDKRKKKVAWVQIAQAMGMDKQTVERKIKILYTQFRRELLIRSDTEESKWFAFKNMYFLKKRVFKALSDPESVAIARDDDVYVYDAVPGPNSDASSSSGHNQTTKRRRESETELEETKTGEIYRLVTELYRDRFSKDEFSVFGEHVALKLRKMDNLYARCTAQYHINNILYKAETGEYDYMGDSKPNIGTL is encoded by the exons ATGGCGGATACAAATGCCACCAACACAGAAACATCATTCAACTGGACTCAATGGAACAACGACCTCGTCTTCAAACTAATAGACCATTACCGCGAAAGACCCGTATTATGGGATTTAGATTTACCAGAACACAAAgacaaaagaaagaagaaagtgGCATGGGTCCAAATAGCACAGGCTATGGGCATGGACAAGCAAACGGTTgagagaaaaattaaaattctctaTACGCAGTTTCGAAGGGAGCTCTTGATTAGAAGTGATACAGAAGAAAGCAAATGGTTCGCATTCAAGAACATGTACTTTTTGAAGAAACGCGTTTTTAAGGCGTTGTCGGACCCTGAATCCGTCGCAATT GCGAGAGATGACGACGTATACGTTTATGACGCTGTACCTGGGCCCAACAGCGACGCCAGCAGCAGCAGTGGTCACAACCAGACTACGAAAAGACGCCGCGAGAGCGAGACAGAACTAGAAGAGACGAAGACAGGGGAAATTTACCGACTCGTCACCGAATTATATCGGGACAGGTTTAGTAAGGACGAGTTCTCAGTGTTTGGGGAGCATGTCGCGTTGAAACTGAGGAAGATGGACAATCTATACGCGAGGTGCACGGCTCAATAtcatattaacaatattttgtataaagcTGAAACAGGGGAATATGACTATATGGGAGATTCGAAACCTAATATAGGcacattataa